In Canis aureus isolate CA01 chromosome 12, VMU_Caureus_v.1.0, whole genome shotgun sequence, a genomic segment contains:
- the ECM1 gene encoding LOW QUALITY PROTEIN: extracellular matrix protein 1 (The sequence of the model RefSeq protein was modified relative to this genomic sequence to represent the inferred CDS: inserted 1 base in 1 codon): protein MGTMSGAALVLACLAVTSVASAGGSKAPGKREMGPEPLAYHIQEVGYAAPPSPPRTQALSLDHPATPQHGFHSVGQSEVQPLPSLEAVRAPEEELPPRQLPVEKKVDPPLPQEAIPQEELPRPQVPVEQEEKKPAPPMDWSSPEPESWNPAQHCQQGRPRGGWGHRLDGFPPGQPSPDNVDQICLPNRQRVVYGPWNLPQSGFSHLTRQGETLNLLETRYSRCCRCHSHTNRLDCAKLVWEDAMTRFCEAEFSVKTRPHRCCKQQGEARFSCFQEEAPRPHYQLRACPSHQPGISSGPELPFPPGVPTLDNIKNICHLRRFRSVPRNLPATDPIQRQLQTLIQLEGEFQRCCRQGNNHTCTWKAWEEALDGYCDREQAIKTHHHSCCHHPPSPARDECFARQAPYPNYDRDILTLDFSQVTPNLMQHLCGNGRLLTKHKQIPGLIRNMTARCCDLPFPEQACCAEEEKSAFIADLCGPRRNFWRDSALCCNLNPGDEQTNCFNTYYLRNVALVAGDNGDAKGQGEQGXTRGRNISPTPEPKEE from the exons ATGGGGACCATGTCCGGAGCAGCCTTGGTCTTGGCCTGTCTGGCTGTTACTTCTGTAGCCTCTGCAGGAG GCTCCAAGGCtccagggaagagggagatgggGCCTGAGCCCCTTGCCTATCACATTCAAGAAG TTGGCTAtgcagcacccccctccccaccccggacCCAAGCCCTCTCCTTGGATCACCCTGCCACCCCTCAGCATGGCTTTCACTCTGTGGGACAGAGTGAAG TGCAGCCCCTTCCCTCTCTAGAAGCTGTCCGTGCTCCAGAGGAGGAGCTGCCCCCTCGCCAGCTCCCTGTGGAAAAGAAAG TGGATCCCCCTCTCCCTCAGGAAGCCATCCCCCAAGAAGAGCTGCCCCGTCCCCAGGTCCCTGTTGAACAGGAGGAAA AAAAGCCAGCTCCTCCCATGGACTGGAGCTCTCCTGAGCCTGAGTCTTGGAATCCAGCCCAACACTGCCAACAGGGCCGACCCCGAGGGGGCTGGGGCCACCGGCTGGATGGCTTCCCCCCTGGGCAGCCTTCTCCAGACAACGTGGACCAGATCTGCCTTCCTAATCGTCAGCGTGTGGTATATGGCCCTTGGAACCTGCCACAGTCTGGCTTCTCCCACCTTACTCGCCAGGGTGAAACCCTCAATTTGCTGGAGACTAGATATTCCCGCTGCTGCCGCTGTCACAGCCACACAAACCGCTTGGACTGTGCAAAACTCGTG TGGGAGGACGCAATGACCCGATTCTGTGAGGCCGAGTTCTCGGTCAAGACCCGACCCCACCGGTGCTGCAAACAGCAGGGGGAGGCTCGATTCTCCTGCTTCCAGGAGGAAGCCCCCCGGCCACATTACCAGCTCCGGGCCTGCCCCAGCCACCAGCCTGGTATTTCCTCGGGCCCTGAGCTGCCTTTCCCCCCGGGGGTACCCACACTGGACAACATCAAGAACATCTGCCACCTAAGACGCTTCCGTTCTGTGCCACGCAACCTCCCAGCTACTGACCCCATCCAAAGACAGCTGCAGACATTGATCCAGCTAGAGGGGGAGTTTCAGCGCTGCTGTCGGCAGGGAAACAACCACACCTGTACATGGAAGGCT TGGGAGGAAGCCCTTGATGGATACTGTGATCGGGAACAGGCTATAAAGACCCACCACCACTCCTGTTGCCACCACCCTCCTAGCCCTGCCCGCGATGAGTGCTTTGCCCGTCAGGCGCCATACCCCAACTATGACCGGGACAtcctgacccttgatttcagccaAGTTACCCCCAACCTCATGCAACATCTCTGTGGAAATGGAAGACTTCTCACCAAGCA TAAACAGATTCCTGGGCTGATCCGGAACATGACTGCCCGCTGCTGTGACCTGCCATTTCCAGAGCAGGCCTGCTGTGCTGaggaggag aaatcGGCCTTCATTGCAGACTTGTGTGGTCCCCGACGTAACTTCTGGCGAGACTCTGCCCTCTGCTGTAACCTGAATCCTGGAGATGAACAGACCAACTGCTTCAACACTTATTATCTGAGGAATGTGGCTCTAGTGGCTGGAGACAATGGGGATGCCAAGGGTCAGGGGGAGCAGG CAACTCGGGGAAGAAATATCAGCCCCACCCCTGAGCCCAAAGAAGAATGA